The Microbacterium sp. KUDC0406 genome includes a window with the following:
- a CDS encoding sugar phosphate isomerase/epimerase family protein — protein sequence MKHIADLKFALNAIQWINVKADPADFDSESLWRFADPAFVAEYPGVLAAIRDAGFDATMLEVLDTQTLQNYAAMIADSGLAVAPGYVQVPLASDHGGRLERGTFERIHWFDAVRRKAEESNYMGLSRIFLAAEVDQQGSRWHRPAVGHDFSQDRLDELTDLIDEAVDVLNAEGVRPGLHNHVGTWIETAQEYEHVLNSIDVSRLGAAFDIGHLEWAGIDSKEALATWGDRVQDLHLKDLDLQIARRTREEGLGYEYSTDLGLYREPGLGDLDLPGILSTLHDDFDGWIIIEVDRASMDPADSAHHTARWVAEATKA from the coding sequence GTGAAACACATCGCAGACCTCAAGTTCGCCCTCAACGCGATCCAGTGGATCAACGTGAAGGCCGACCCTGCCGACTTCGACAGCGAGAGCCTCTGGCGCTTCGCGGACCCCGCATTCGTGGCCGAGTACCCCGGAGTGCTCGCCGCGATCCGGGACGCCGGGTTCGACGCCACCATGCTGGAGGTGCTCGACACCCAGACGCTGCAGAACTATGCGGCGATGATCGCCGATTCCGGTCTTGCCGTCGCGCCGGGCTACGTGCAGGTGCCCCTCGCCTCCGATCACGGCGGACGGCTCGAGCGGGGGACCTTCGAGCGCATCCACTGGTTCGATGCCGTGCGACGCAAGGCGGAGGAGTCCAACTACATGGGGCTGTCCCGGATTTTCCTCGCCGCCGAGGTGGATCAGCAGGGCTCCCGTTGGCACCGCCCCGCCGTCGGCCACGACTTCTCGCAGGACCGTCTCGACGAGCTGACGGACCTCATCGACGAGGCCGTCGACGTGCTGAACGCCGAGGGCGTGCGTCCGGGGCTGCACAATCACGTCGGGACCTGGATCGAGACCGCACAGGAGTACGAGCACGTGCTGAACAGCATCGACGTGTCCCGGCTCGGCGCGGCCTTCGACATCGGCCATCTGGAATGGGCGGGGATCGACTCCAAGGAGGCGCTCGCGACCTGGGGCGACCGGGTGCAGGATCTGCACCTCAAGGATCTCGACCTGCAGATCGCTCGTCGCACCAGGGAGGAGGGGCTCGGGTACGAGTACTCCACCGACCTCGGCCTCTATCGGGAGCCGGGACTCGGCGACCTCGATCTGCCGGGCATCCTCTCGACGCTGCACGACGACTTCGACGGCTGGATCATCATCGAGGTGGACCGGGCGAGCATGGATCCTGCGGACAGCGCGCACCACACGGCCCGCTGGGTGGCCGAGGCGACGAAGGCCTGA
- a CDS encoding sugar phosphate isomerase/epimerase family protein, with protein MLRRDQFSLNTLQWITVGLGDSSGEPGDVGWEYDRPSFLAKQPGVLGQVRDAGFPGVMLEVLPTQTLQTYARVVADSGLRLSPGYVHIGLPEEFGRDHRGDPGAHFRWFDGIRRRAEETLYMGLDRVFLAPDMAPGRPRIDVSAAAGHAYDRARLDRVANIIGEAAEVLAAEGVMPALHNHVGTWVETEEEYEHVLDAVPSSILAAGPDIGHLAWTGADVVAWMAAHADRVSDVHVKDMDLAIAARSRATPTPYFDVMAERFFMEPGLGDIPIAESLAGLPDGFAGDIIVEVDKPSMEPFESAKTSWAWIERNYPKGNA; from the coding sequence GTGCTGAGGAGGGACCAGTTCTCGCTGAACACGCTGCAGTGGATCACCGTGGGGCTCGGCGACTCGTCGGGCGAGCCCGGAGACGTCGGCTGGGAGTACGACCGCCCGAGCTTCCTCGCGAAGCAGCCCGGGGTGCTCGGCCAGGTGCGCGATGCCGGATTCCCCGGCGTCATGCTCGAGGTGCTGCCGACGCAGACCCTGCAGACCTATGCCAGGGTGGTCGCCGACTCCGGTCTGCGACTGTCGCCCGGCTACGTGCACATCGGGCTGCCCGAGGAGTTCGGCCGGGATCACAGGGGTGATCCCGGCGCGCACTTCCGCTGGTTCGACGGCATCCGCCGTCGTGCGGAGGAGACGCTCTACATGGGACTGGACCGTGTCTTCCTCGCGCCGGACATGGCCCCCGGCAGACCGCGCATCGACGTGTCGGCCGCTGCGGGTCACGCCTATGACCGGGCGCGCCTCGACCGGGTGGCCAACATCATCGGCGAGGCCGCGGAGGTGCTGGCCGCCGAAGGCGTCATGCCCGCGCTGCACAATCATGTCGGGACCTGGGTCGAGACCGAGGAGGAATACGAGCACGTCCTGGATGCGGTGCCCTCGAGCATCCTCGCCGCGGGCCCCGACATCGGCCACCTCGCCTGGACGGGTGCCGACGTGGTCGCCTGGATGGCGGCGCACGCCGACCGTGTCTCCGACGTGCACGTGAAGGACATGGACCTGGCGATCGCCGCGCGGTCGCGCGCGACACCCACACCGTACTTCGACGTGATGGCGGAGAGGTTCTTCATGGAACCCGGACTCGGCGACATCCCGATCGCTGAGAGCCTCGCCGGATTGCCGGACGGGTTCGCAGGAGACATCATCGTGGAGGTCGACAAGCCCAGCATGGAGCCGTTCGAGAGTGCGAAGACGAGCTGGGCCTGGATCGAACGGAACTACCCGAAGGGGAACGCATGA
- a CDS encoding sugar phosphate isomerase/epimerase family protein gives MSTHPVTLFTGQWADLPFEEVARLAASWGYDGLEIAASGDHLDLKRADEDDAYLASRLEVLDRHGLRVFAISNHLAGQAVCDAPIDFRHQAILRDYVWGDGEAEGVRQRAAEDMQRAARVARKLGVDTVVGFTGSSIWPYVAMFPPVPAAVIEAGFEDFAARWHPILDVFDGEGVRFAYEVHPSEIAYDYWSSVRALEAIDHRRAFGFNWDPSHMMWQNVDPVGFIWDFQDRIYHVDCKDTRMRPRNGRAGVLGSHLPWGDPRRGWDFVSTGHGDVPWEDSFRALDAIGYTGPISIEWEDAGMDRLHGAAQAVEYVRSLLWPPPAASFDAAFSNQ, from the coding sequence ATGAGCACGCACCCGGTCACCCTGTTCACCGGCCAGTGGGCCGACCTGCCATTCGAGGAGGTCGCCCGGCTTGCAGCATCCTGGGGCTACGACGGCCTGGAGATCGCGGCGTCCGGCGACCACCTCGACCTGAAGCGCGCCGACGAGGACGACGCCTACCTCGCGTCGCGGCTGGAGGTCCTGGACCGACACGGGCTGCGGGTGTTCGCCATCTCGAACCACCTGGCCGGCCAGGCCGTCTGCGATGCGCCGATCGACTTCCGGCATCAGGCGATCCTGCGCGATTACGTGTGGGGCGACGGCGAGGCCGAAGGCGTGCGGCAGCGCGCCGCGGAGGACATGCAGCGCGCCGCACGGGTGGCCCGCAAACTCGGAGTGGACACCGTCGTAGGCTTCACCGGATCCTCGATCTGGCCCTACGTCGCGATGTTCCCGCCGGTACCGGCCGCGGTGATCGAGGCCGGCTTCGAGGACTTCGCCGCGCGCTGGCATCCGATCCTCGACGTCTTCGACGGCGAGGGCGTGCGCTTCGCGTATGAGGTGCATCCCTCTGAGATCGCCTATGACTACTGGAGCTCCGTGCGCGCCCTGGAAGCGATCGACCACCGGAGGGCGTTCGGTTTCAACTGGGACCCCTCGCACATGATGTGGCAGAACGTCGACCCGGTCGGGTTCATCTGGGACTTCCAGGACCGCATCTACCACGTGGACTGCAAGGACACCCGGATGCGGCCGCGGAACGGCCGCGCCGGCGTGCTCGGCTCGCATCTGCCCTGGGGCGACCCGCGGCGGGGCTGGGACTTCGTGTCCACCGGCCACGGCGACGTGCCATGGGAGGACTCGTTCCGCGCCCTGGACGCGATCGGCTACACCGGCCCGATCTCGATCGAGTGGGAGGATGCCGGCATGGACCGGCTGCACGGCGCCGCGCAGGCTGTCGAGTACGTCCGTTCGCTGCTCTGGCCTCCGCCCGCCGCGTCGTTCGACGCGGCCTTCAGCAACCAGTGA
- a CDS encoding MFS transporter yields the protein MFGDALRARFSAAALTRSFSSLRVQAYRRWSLAQFLSGSGGAAALVAVAWLVVELGGDGLALGIVTASMMLPTLVLGPFAGALVDRFPRRSVLILTAAAQLAVAAALAVLTLGGWVQLWSLFALSLAQGLAFAIDNPARQLLVMDVVGRERMTSAVSMNEVVINGSRVFGPAVAGSLLVFADPGWCFVFNALVFVPSILVLRSLRVGPMSNAAATGARPQVEASAVQTTERAPAPWRFAAGTAPIRSTLLLAVCAAAAFNIPVVMPLMVSDVFGAGGGTYGALAVAFGLGALPGAVFSATGPVMPRSEEVRALAVALALAVVLSAAAPTIAVLFVGTAIVGAMSMWFIARANAFVMLTAPVAIRGRVMGIWAMALPGSTVVTGLAVGALTDFAGPRAAYAAIGVLTAVVALTSWRALRST from the coding sequence GTGTTCGGAGACGCGCTGCGGGCGCGCTTCTCAGCCGCCGCTCTGACGAGGTCGTTCAGCTCGCTGCGTGTTCAGGCGTACCGGCGCTGGAGTCTGGCGCAGTTCCTCTCGGGATCAGGCGGGGCGGCTGCGCTGGTCGCCGTCGCCTGGCTGGTCGTCGAACTCGGCGGCGACGGCCTCGCGCTCGGGATCGTCACCGCCTCGATGATGCTTCCCACCCTGGTCCTCGGTCCGTTCGCCGGAGCGCTCGTCGATCGCTTCCCCCGCAGGTCCGTGCTGATCCTCACCGCGGCGGCGCAGCTGGCCGTGGCCGCGGCGCTGGCCGTGCTCACCCTCGGTGGCTGGGTACAACTGTGGTCGCTGTTCGCGCTCTCCCTCGCCCAGGGGCTCGCGTTCGCCATAGACAACCCCGCCAGGCAGCTGCTGGTCATGGACGTCGTCGGCAGGGAACGGATGACCAGCGCGGTGAGCATGAACGAAGTGGTCATCAACGGCTCCCGCGTGTTCGGACCCGCCGTGGCCGGATCGCTGCTGGTGTTCGCCGATCCCGGCTGGTGCTTCGTGTTCAATGCCCTCGTGTTCGTGCCGTCGATACTCGTGCTGCGGTCGTTGCGGGTCGGCCCGATGTCGAATGCCGCCGCCACGGGCGCGCGCCCGCAGGTCGAGGCATCCGCCGTTCAGACGACCGAGCGCGCACCGGCGCCGTGGCGCTTCGCGGCGGGCACGGCGCCGATCCGCTCGACGCTGCTGCTCGCCGTGTGCGCGGCCGCGGCCTTCAACATCCCCGTGGTGATGCCCCTGATGGTCTCCGACGTCTTCGGCGCCGGCGGGGGGACGTACGGCGCGCTCGCGGTCGCCTTCGGACTCGGGGCGCTTCCGGGAGCGGTGTTCTCGGCGACGGGCCCCGTGATGCCTCGTAGCGAGGAGGTGCGCGCGCTCGCCGTGGCGCTGGCGCTCGCGGTCGTCCTCTCGGCGGCGGCGCCCACGATCGCCGTACTGTTCGTCGGCACGGCGATCGTGGGGGCGATGTCGATGTGGTTCATCGCACGGGCGAACGCTTTCGTCATGCTCACCGCGCCCGTCGCGATCCGCGGACGGGTGATGGGCATCTGGGCGATGGCGTTGCCCGGTTCGACGGTCGTGACCGGACTCGCCGTGGGGGCGCTGACGGATTTCGCGGGTCCGCGTGCGGCCTATGCAGCGATCGGCGTGCTGACCGCCGTGGTGGCGCTGACGTCGTGGCGGGCGCTGCGCTCCACCTGA
- a CDS encoding serine hydrolase domain-containing protein, whose protein sequence is MMRRTRRLGIALAGLVTAGLLAAGALTPAYAHGGHDDHGRTGQFDAPYEGFMKSSTTLRNSTPKALGLDPAPIDAAWRAIDGFAAPADPAVKPMYASAVGVMGHQGRVVSEHATGYALLYADATTKLPESQRIAAKQDTIYDMASVSKLFTSIVIMQLVEKGLVDLDATYGSYLPEFANGGKETITIRQMLTHTSGLVSWLPLWSDYPDKASRIKAVMDVPVKNPPGTVYEYSDLNLISLGVLAERLTGKSLDVLVAKGITGPLKMVDTGYNPDASKKPRIAATEYQVSPARGMVWGSVHDENAWSLGGVAGHAGVFSTARDMAILAQTMLNGGAYGGKRILSERSVRAMITDENTEFPGDSHGLGFELNQLWYMGGLAAGSTAGHTGYTGTSLVIDFASRSFAVLLTNRVHPSRDWGSNNPSRRAIAQGLAEAMSVSPQKGRTEWFGGTQDAAEHTLSVAVPSSRHALSLSFDVFADLEPTDVFALEASSDGGETWSLVPYTVRFGHGGHGRVVETDGTFDNQGNRDWGQAEARLPDGADALRWRYTTDANTQGRGAFVDGVMLRDGRRVVLNGEADRGAFTADGFTEVRR, encoded by the coding sequence ATGATGCGCCGAACGAGGAGGCTCGGGATCGCGCTCGCCGGTCTCGTGACCGCCGGACTGCTCGCAGCCGGAGCACTGACTCCCGCCTATGCACACGGCGGTCACGACGACCACGGGCGCACCGGGCAGTTCGATGCGCCGTACGAGGGATTCATGAAGAGCAGCACGACTCTGCGGAACAGCACGCCGAAGGCCCTGGGTCTCGACCCGGCGCCGATCGACGCGGCGTGGCGGGCGATCGACGGCTTCGCCGCGCCCGCTGATCCCGCGGTCAAGCCGATGTACGCCTCGGCCGTCGGCGTGATGGGCCATCAGGGGCGCGTCGTCAGCGAGCACGCCACCGGCTACGCGCTGCTCTATGCGGATGCCACGACCAAGCTGCCCGAAAGCCAGCGCATCGCTGCGAAGCAGGACACCATCTACGACATGGCGTCGGTGAGCAAGCTGTTCACGTCGATCGTGATCATGCAGCTGGTCGAGAAGGGCCTCGTCGACCTCGACGCGACCTACGGCAGCTATCTTCCGGAGTTCGCGAACGGTGGCAAGGAGACCATCACGATCAGGCAGATGCTCACGCACACCTCGGGTCTGGTGTCGTGGCTGCCGCTGTGGAGCGACTACCCCGACAAGGCGTCGCGCATCAAGGCGGTGATGGACGTCCCGGTGAAGAATCCGCCGGGAACGGTGTACGAGTACTCCGATCTGAACCTGATCTCACTGGGTGTGCTGGCGGAGAGGCTCACCGGGAAGTCGCTCGACGTGCTGGTCGCGAAGGGCATCACCGGTCCGCTGAAGATGGTCGACACCGGTTACAACCCTGATGCGAGCAAGAAGCCGCGCATCGCCGCCACCGAGTACCAGGTCTCCCCCGCTCGCGGGATGGTCTGGGGCTCGGTGCACGACGAGAACGCCTGGAGCCTGGGCGGGGTGGCCGGTCACGCCGGTGTGTTCTCCACCGCCCGCGACATGGCGATCCTCGCGCAGACGATGCTGAACGGCGGAGCGTACGGTGGCAAGCGGATCCTGTCCGAGAGGTCCGTCAGGGCGATGATCACCGATGAGAACACCGAGTTCCCCGGCGACTCGCACGGCCTGGGCTTCGAGCTGAACCAGCTCTGGTACATGGGAGGGCTCGCGGCGGGTTCGACGGCGGGGCACACCGGTTACACCGGCACCTCACTCGTGATCGACTTCGCCTCGCGCTCCTTCGCTGTGCTGCTGACCAACCGGGTGCACCCGAGCCGTGACTGGGGCTCGAACAACCCGTCGCGCAGGGCGATCGCGCAGGGCCTTGCCGAGGCGATGTCCGTCTCGCCGCAGAAGGGCAGGACGGAGTGGTTCGGCGGAACGCAGGACGCCGCGGAGCACACGCTCTCGGTGGCGGTGCCCTCGAGCCGCCACGCCCTGTCGCTGTCGTTCGACGTGTTCGCCGATCTGGAGCCGACGGACGTCTTCGCGCTCGAGGCGTCATCGGACGGCGGTGAGACCTGGTCGCTCGTGCCGTACACGGTGCGGTTCGGTCACGGCGGTCACGGACGGGTCGTCGAGACCGACGGCACCTTCGACAACCAGGGCAACCGCGACTGGGGTCAGGCAGAGGCGCGTCTGCCGGATGGCGCCGACGCGCTGCGCTGGCGGTACACGACCGATGCCAACACGCAGGGCCGTGGCGCCTTCGTCGACGGCGTGATGCTGCGCGACGGTCGGCGCGTGGTCCTGAACGGCGAAGCGGATCGCGGCGCGTTCACCGCGGACGGGTTCACGGAAGTCCGTCGCTGA
- a CDS encoding exo-beta-N-acetylmuramidase NamZ family protein — protein MNISRRGLFGAAGVAAATAAGVAAAGSAAGSTAVTHRGGSRLRTGADIAAADRWRIFSGRKVGVITNPTGVLEDFTSIVDDMVAHDVDLKAVFGPEHGFRGTAQAGEAEETSVDPRTGVTVYDAYGATAAKLAGFFTTAGIDTVVFDIRDVGARFYTYIWTMWTAMQAASQVGGVRFVVLDRPNPLGGRARGPVLQQGYTSGVGLLEIAQQHGMTVGELAQYFNATFMERAGVQKLKDLQVVKASGWRREMVGPDQADRWIPPSPNMPTPQTATLYPGTGMVEATNWSEGRRHHPPLRADRRAVHRPPLGGGAEREEARRSGVPRGVLRADVLEERE, from the coding sequence ATGAACATCAGCAGGCGAGGACTGTTCGGCGCCGCCGGCGTGGCCGCGGCGACCGCGGCGGGCGTCGCGGCCGCCGGATCCGCAGCGGGCAGCACCGCAGTGACCCACAGGGGCGGGAGCCGGCTGCGCACCGGCGCCGACATCGCGGCGGCCGACCGGTGGCGCATCTTCTCCGGCCGCAAGGTCGGTGTGATCACCAACCCCACCGGAGTACTGGAGGATTTCACCAGCATCGTCGACGACATGGTCGCCCACGACGTGGACCTGAAGGCCGTGTTCGGCCCCGAGCACGGGTTCCGCGGCACCGCACAGGCCGGTGAGGCCGAGGAGACCTCGGTCGATCCGCGCACCGGCGTCACCGTGTACGACGCGTACGGTGCGACGGCCGCGAAGCTGGCGGGGTTCTTCACCACCGCCGGCATCGACACCGTCGTCTTCGACATCCGGGATGTGGGCGCGCGCTTCTACACCTACATCTGGACGATGTGGACGGCGATGCAGGCCGCATCCCAGGTGGGCGGAGTGCGCTTCGTCGTCCTGGACCGGCCCAATCCTCTCGGCGGGCGCGCCCGAGGGCCGGTGCTGCAGCAGGGGTACACCTCGGGAGTCGGACTGCTGGAGATCGCTCAGCAGCACGGCATGACGGTCGGCGAGCTCGCGCAGTACTTCAATGCCACGTTCATGGAGCGGGCCGGCGTGCAGAAGCTGAAGGATCTGCAGGTGGTGAAGGCCAGCGGCTGGCGGCGCGAGATGGTCGGCCCCGATCAGGCCGACCGCTGGATCCCGCCGTCGCCGAACATGCCCACCCCGCAGACGGCGACGCTGTACCCGGGGACCGGAATGGTCGAGGCGACGAACTGGTCGGAGGGCCGACGGCACCACCCGCCCCTTCGAGCTGATCGGCGCGCCGTACATCGACCACCGCTGGGCGGAGGCGCTGAACGCGAGGAAGCTCGCCGGAGTGGAGTTCCGCGAGGCGTACTTCGTGCCGACGTTCTCGAAGAACGCGAATGA
- a CDS encoding glycoside hydrolase family 3 protein has product MRNISFRRSVATAAALALAVGLGPVAASAAESPRPSSGSSGHHGGHGDGNHGHHDGDHGHHGKDRAAEYARKTLRSMTLEEKIGQLFILFAYGPTATTDDPRNTALYGESNAAEIISEYEPGGFILFSARDNVTDPVQVATLANGLQDAADDAGAGIPLLVSTDQEQGLVNRINSPATLLPGNMALGAGGSAKDTRKAAAITGEELLAMGIQQNNAPDADVNVNPDNPVIGVRSFSSDPALVSKLTAAAVQGYQDDAGIVATAKHFPGHGDTATDSHTGLPVITHTLKEWQQIDAPPFKAAIAAGVDSIMTAHIVVPALDDSGDPATLSKKIVTGQLRDALGFDGVIVTDGLEMAAVRQKYGDGEVAVRALEAGVDQLLLPAAPQEAYQAVEDAVASGRLTEKRIDASVQRILVMKYDQGVTTHPQVDVRKVLKKIGTRSNLRAAEKITDRTTTLVRNENKALPVSVRGKKVLVTGYGVVTGQTLADQLASRGAQATALSTGTAPTQAEITNAVAAAEDSDVTVVLTNGVTATSSQKALVAALDATDTHLVVVGVRNPYDINQLGDVDDYIATYSYATPALVSLAKVITGEIRPTGKLPVDIYSADDPTQVLYPFGHGLSR; this is encoded by the coding sequence ATGCGAAACATATCCTTCCGCCGATCGGTGGCAACCGCCGCGGCGCTCGCGCTTGCGGTCGGGCTCGGCCCCGTCGCTGCTTCAGCCGCGGAGAGTCCACGGCCGAGCAGCGGCTCCAGCGGGCACCACGGCGGTCACGGGGACGGGAACCACGGTCACCACGACGGGGACCACGGTCATCACGGCAAGGATCGTGCCGCCGAGTACGCGCGCAAGACGCTCCGTTCCATGACGCTCGAGGAGAAGATCGGGCAGCTGTTCATCCTCTTCGCCTACGGGCCGACCGCCACCACGGACGATCCGCGCAACACCGCGCTGTACGGCGAGTCGAACGCGGCGGAGATCATCTCCGAATACGAACCGGGCGGCTTCATCCTGTTCTCCGCGCGTGACAACGTCACCGATCCGGTGCAGGTCGCCACGCTCGCGAACGGGCTGCAGGACGCCGCGGACGACGCCGGAGCCGGCATCCCGCTGCTGGTCAGCACCGACCAGGAGCAGGGCCTGGTGAACCGGATCAATTCCCCCGCCACACTGCTCCCCGGGAACATGGCGCTCGGCGCCGGCGGCAGCGCGAAGGACACCCGCAAGGCGGCGGCCATCACCGGCGAGGAACTGTTGGCGATGGGCATCCAGCAGAACAACGCGCCCGACGCCGACGTGAACGTCAACCCGGACAACCCGGTGATCGGCGTTCGGAGCTTCTCGTCCGATCCCGCGCTGGTCTCGAAGCTCACCGCGGCCGCTGTGCAGGGCTACCAGGACGACGCCGGCATCGTCGCGACGGCCAAGCACTTCCCCGGTCACGGCGACACCGCCACCGACTCGCACACCGGTCTTCCCGTGATCACGCACACTCTGAAGGAGTGGCAGCAGATCGATGCGCCGCCGTTCAAGGCGGCGATCGCCGCCGGCGTCGACTCGATCATGACCGCGCACATCGTCGTTCCTGCGCTCGACGACAGCGGCGACCCCGCCACCCTGTCGAAGAAGATCGTCACCGGACAGCTGCGCGACGCGCTCGGCTTCGACGGCGTCATCGTCACGGACGGCCTGGAGATGGCAGCGGTGCGGCAGAAGTACGGCGACGGCGAGGTCGCCGTCCGCGCGCTCGAGGCCGGCGTCGACCAGCTGCTGCTGCCCGCGGCGCCGCAGGAGGCCTACCAGGCGGTCGAGGACGCCGTGGCATCCGGCCGTCTCACCGAGAAGCGCATCGACGCATCCGTGCAGCGCATCCTGGTCATGAAGTACGACCAGGGGGTGACCACGCATCCGCAGGTCGACGTGCGCAAGGTGCTGAAGAAGATCGGGACGCGCTCGAATCTGCGCGCCGCCGAGAAGATCACCGACCGCACCACCACGCTGGTGCGCAACGAGAACAAGGCCCTCCCGGTCTCCGTGCGCGGCAAGAAGGTGCTCGTCACCGGCTATGGCGTCGTGACCGGACAGACACTGGCCGACCAGCTCGCCTCCCGCGGCGCGCAGGCGACTGCGCTGTCGACCGGCACGGCTCCCACGCAGGCCGAGATCACGAACGCCGTCGCCGCGGCCGAGGACAGCGACGTCACAGTCGTCCTCACCAACGGTGTGACCGCCACGAGCAGTCAGAAGGCGCTGGTCGCCGCACTGGATGCCACCGACACCCACCTGGTCGTCGTCGGCGTGCGCAACCCGTACGACATCAACCAGCTCGGCGACGTGGACGACTACATCGCCACCTACTCGTACGCCACGCCCGCGCTGGTGTCGCTGGCGAAGGTCATCACCGGTGAGATCCGCCCGACCGGCAAACTGCCGGTCGACATCTACTCCGCCGACGACCCGACGCAGGTGCTGTACCCGTTCGGCCACGGACTGTCCCGGTGA
- a CDS encoding NYN domain-containing protein, translating to MADETDARVAVYLDFDNIVISWYDRVHGRNAYSKDRQRIADDPHDAEVAERLSRAVIDVGAIIDYASSFGTLVLTRAYADWSSPVNADYRSQLVARAVDLVQLFPAAAYAKNGADIRLAVDAVEDMFRLPDLTHVVIVAGDSDYVPLAQRCKRLGRYVIGVGVAGSTAKSLAAACDQFESYDSLPGVDRLVVDKRAAKPRSTAKADAAQAAAPEISDTKDAEPEPVQKPAPKRRSSKKTPTAPAENDNDLTSEEQIEASALLIRALRLGHDKSDADEWLHGSAVKTQMRRMDPSFSEKALGYRSFSDFLKSRDDIAELSETGHERLVRLKGD from the coding sequence ATGGCTGACGAGACGGATGCCCGCGTCGCGGTCTACCTGGACTTCGACAACATCGTCATCTCCTGGTACGACCGGGTGCACGGCCGCAACGCCTACTCGAAGGACCGGCAGCGCATCGCCGACGACCCGCACGACGCCGAGGTCGCCGAGCGACTGAGTCGCGCGGTCATCGACGTCGGTGCGATCATCGACTACGCGTCGTCGTTCGGCACGCTGGTGCTCACCCGCGCGTACGCCGACTGGTCGTCGCCGGTGAACGCCGACTACCGCAGTCAGCTGGTCGCCCGAGCGGTCGATCTCGTGCAGCTCTTCCCCGCCGCCGCGTACGCGAAGAACGGCGCCGACATCCGCCTCGCCGTCGACGCCGTCGAGGACATGTTCCGGCTGCCGGACCTCACCCATGTGGTGATCGTCGCGGGCGACAGCGACTACGTCCCGCTCGCGCAGCGCTGCAAGCGCCTGGGTCGGTACGTGATCGGCGTCGGGGTGGCCGGTTCCACGGCCAAGTCGCTCGCCGCCGCCTGCGACCAGTTCGAGTCGTACGACTCGCTGCCCGGCGTCGACCGGCTTGTCGTCGACAAGCGCGCTGCGAAACCGCGCAGCACGGCGAAGGCTGATGCTGCGCAGGCCGCCGCGCCCGAAATATCCGATACGAAAGATGCCGAGCCGGAACCCGTGCAGAAGCCCGCTCCGAAGCGCAGGAGCAGCAAGAAGACGCCGACCGCTCCGGCCGAGAACGACAATGACCTCACCTCGGAGGAGCAGATCGAGGCATCCGCCCTGCTCATCCGCGCACTGCGTCTCGGACACGACAAGTCCGACGCCGACGAGTGGCTGCACGGCTCGGCGGTGAAGACCCAGATGCGCCGTATGGACCCGTCATTTAGCGAAAAGGCGCTCGGATACCGGTCGTTCTCGGACTTCCTGAAATCTCGCGACGACATCGCCGAGCTGTCCGAGACCGGACACGAGCGCCTGGTGCGTCTGAAGGGCGATTGA